Genomic DNA from Campylobacter concisus:
ATTAGCACCGCTCATTGTATCTTTATATAAAAGTTCTTGATACTTACTAAGTGTGGCTGCTTCTCTCTCAAAAATGTCTTTTACCTTGCTAACCATAGAGTTCATAGCTAGAACCATTTTTTTAAGATCGGCTGTAAATGGAATTCTTTTCTGAATAATAAATTTATTATCAAGTATGGCCTCAGCCTGATCTTGAACCTTCATAAGCGGCCTAAAAATAGCTTTTAGAGCAAAATATGCCACCACAAGAGTGACAATTACCATTAGAAGAAGAAAATTAAAAATATTTTTTGAGTTAGTATAAAGCTCATTGTAGGCAAGTGCAGTGCTGCCTTGAACATAAAGCGTGCCAAATTTTGCCCAACCAGTCATAATCTCGCTATCTGCTATTGGCGCTTCAAACTTGGCTATTTTGTAAAACCACTCGGGAATATCTTTAACAACAGTTTGTTGAGAATTTTCAATAAGAACCTTGCCATCAACATCTTCAAGCTTGATAAGCTTGTATCTACCACTGTCAAACATAGAATTTATCATTGTTTGAGCCAAGGACATATCGTCTGGATCGATAATAGGCTTTAAAGCAAGTCCAAGCGAATTTGCTGTATGTCTTGCGTTTTCACCAAGCTGGTCATTAATATATCCATTTAGGCTCTTAAAATTTAAGTAGCCAACAGCCATAAAAATCATGATACCAAAAGTTATCACGGCGATCATAATTTGTTTAAATAGCGTCATAAATCCTCTTTTCCTATCCTATCTATTAGTTCCATCCACTTAGGATTTTGTTTTTTATTTCCACCTGGTATTGCTTGACCAAGACCTTCTTGTTTTGCCAAGTATAGCGAATCACCATTAAAACTATAAACTGGAACAAGGTCTGTTCTTTGAGTTGCGATTTTTATTTTACCATTTATGTTATCTAAAATTAATGGAATAGATTTTGGTGTATCGTAGTATGCTAAAACCATATGAGCTTGATTGTATCTTAAGGCTTTAACATATGTGAAGTATAATTTTTGAGTTGGAATTCCTAGCTGCTTTAGTGTAAAATATTTTGCAATAACATAGTCTTCGCAGTCACCAGCACCTTTTCCTATAAATTCCATTCTAGTAGCCCAATAATCCTTTTTGTGCCAAAGTTGCATATCATCAACCCATCTAAAAGAGTTAAAAAAGTCATTTACTTTTATTAATTTCTCTTGTTCAGTTGCATCTTGCAATGAAGTCATTAAAGAATTTAGAGCAGAGGCCCTTCTTCTTGCATCTTCTCCATAAATTTTAGCTACCTTTGCTATAGTTGTTGATTTTATAAAATCTCCAATAGCACTTGCTAATAATAAAAAAAGGACGCTTACAATAAGCGCCCAAAAATTTGTCTTGACCCTCATGGTCATTACTTTTACATTTTTATCTTAAATCGTTTTGAATGCTGCAAGCACCTTGAATGTATCTCTTTGCAAAACCTGGTTCAAAGCTATCTGAGATCATTCCCATATTATCTAACAGTCTGTATCTTGCATAAGATAGTGCTGTCTCAGTTGTAGCGATCTCTTTTAATGCAGAGTTGTATTCATTTTCGGCATCAAGCAAGTTTATAAGATCACGACGACCGATTCTAAATTCATCCTGATAAGCATCAAGTGTAGCTTTAGCATATTCAACGTGTTGATTTAGATATCCCATTTTTTCTTGATTAAGAACATAATTTTGCCATGAAAATTCCAAAGATTCTTTAAGCTCTCTTACAAGATTATCTAAAGTTTGTTGCTCTTGTTGAACGGCAAGTTGGCTTTTTTCTTTATCTAGTTTATCATTACCTTTATTGTAAAGGTTGTAGTT
This window encodes:
- a CDS encoding transglutaminase-like cysteine peptidase, which produces MRVKTNFWALIVSVLFLLLASAIGDFIKSTTIAKVAKIYGEDARRRASALNSLMTSLQDATEQEKLIKVNDFFNSFRWVDDMQLWHKKDYWATRMEFIGKGAGDCEDYVIAKYFTLKQLGIPTQKLYFTYVKALRYNQAHMVLAYYDTPKSIPLILDNINGKIKIATQRTDLVPVYSFNGDSLYLAKQEGLGQAIPGGNKKQNPKWMELIDRIGKEDL